The following coding sequences lie in one Seriola aureovittata isolate HTS-2021-v1 ecotype China chromosome 5, ASM2101889v1, whole genome shotgun sequence genomic window:
- the ppm1f gene encoding protein phosphatase 1F encodes MEEEARCFLRRFVEEFPAALEEGSPLPVSPLSRRVSLEELHGESLELGLRLLAARGAPAVLSAFLCQAALSQLLQTDLSPFHCPEEAEANQEEEQRVVLLQSEAVQRLFLNKLIDVGLAWHQNLLKPPPSPSQLHHCFVHAIKNTRRKMEDKHLALAEFNQLFGIQDGVERAYYAVFDGHGGVDAATYAATHLHVALSKEEMLQSDAAAAFKTAYKRTDDMFRDKAKRERLRSGTTGVAVLIQGQELTVAWLGDSQAVLVRKGQAVTLMDPHKPEREDEKQRIEDLGGCITFMGCWRVNGTYAVSRAIGDFDQKPYVSGDADCSTTQLTGDEDYVLLACDGFFDAVKPTMVPQLVLDALQQPGEPEEGGDTPLKQCEEKIGQRVAQQLVSYAKAAGSSDNITVMLVFLRPPEKLLSQDSATGTAQATQDSISQDGPQQ; translated from the exons atggaggaggaggccagGTGTTTCCTGCGGAGATTTGTGGAGGAGTTCCCGGCTGCTCTGGAGGAAGGCAGCCCGCTGCCTGTCAGCCCTCTAAGTCGCAGAGTCTCCCTGGAGGAGCTGCATGGAGAGAGCCTGGAGCTGGGCCTGAGGCTGCTGGCTGCCAG GGGTGCTCCTGCAGTCCTAAGTGCCTTCCTGTGCCAGGCAGCCCTgtcccagctgctgcagaccGACCTTTCACCTTTCCACTGCCCAGAGGAGGCTGAGGCCAACCAGGAGGAAGAACAGAGAGTCGTCT TGCTTCAGTCAGAAGCAGTCCAGCGTCTCTTCCTCAATAAGCTGATAGACGTAGGGCTGGCATGGCATCAAAACCTGCTcaagccccccccctccccttcccagTTACACCACTGCTTTGTTCATGCCATCAAGAACacgaggaggaagatggaggacaAACACTTGGCCCTGGCTGAGTTCAACCAGCTCTTCGGAATCCAG GATGGAGTGGAGCGTGCCTACTATGCTGTGTTTGACGGACATGGAGGAGTGGACGCAGCCACCTACGCTGCCACTCACCTCCACGTTGCTCTGAGTAAAGAGGAAATGCTGCAGAGTGACGCAGCCGCAGCCTTTAAAACGGCCTACAAACGCACAGACGACATGTTCAGAGACAAAGCCAAGCGAGAG CGTCTGCGGAGTGGCACTACAGGCGTGGCCGTGCTGATCCAGGGTCAAGAGCTGACTGTGGCCTGGCTTGGAGACTCTCAAGCAGTGCTGGTCAGAAAGGGACAAGCTGTGACACTCATGGACCCCCATAAACCAGAGAGAGAA GATGAGAAACAAAGAATTGAGGATCTTGGCGGCTGTATCACTTTCATGGGTTGCTGGCGTGTTAATGGCACCTATGCTGTATCTAGAGCTATAG GTGACTTTGACCAGAAGCCCTACGTGTCTGGAGATGCCGACTGCTCAACAACCCAGCTGACTGGAGACGAGGACTATGTTTTACTGGCGTGTGACGGCTTCTTTGACGCAGTCAAGCCTACAATGGTCCCACAACTGGTCTTGGATGCACTCCAGCAGCCTGGTGAGCCCGAAGAAGGAGGAGACACTCCACTGAAACAGTGTGAGGAGAAAATTGGACAGAGAGTCGCTCAACAGTTGGTGAGTTATGCTAAGGCAGCTGGTTCTAGTGATAACATAACAGTGATGCTGGTGTTTCTGCGTCCGCCGGAGAAGCTGCTGTCTCAAGACTCCGCTACAGGAACTGCACAAGCTACTCAGGACTCCATCTCCCAAGATGGTCCACAGCAGTGA
- the top3b gene encoding DNA topoisomerase 3-beta-1 produces the protein MRTVLMVAEKPSLAQSISKILSKGTCASRKGLNGACSVHEYSGSFQGQSVRFKMTSVCGHVMSLDFIGKYNNWDKVDPAELFSKAPTEKKEANPKLNMVKFLQVEARGCDYVVLWLDCDKEGENICFEVLDAIQPVMNKGSVRERSVYRAKFSSITDTDIWNAMNCLGEPNCNEALSVDARQELDLRIGCAFTRFQTKYFQGKYGNLDSSLISFGPCQTPTLGFCVERHDKIQSFKPETYWIIQAKVFKGKDSPLTLDWNRVRVFDREVGQMFVNLAKTSREAQVESVSKKEKTKQRPQALNTVEMLRVASSALGMGPQHTMQIAERLYTQGYISYPRTETTHYPENFDLKGTLKQQTNNIIWAEEVKALLLTGLNRPRKGTDAGDHPPITPMRAASEGELGSDGWRLYEYITRHFIATVSQDCKYLQTTIEFSIGPEAFSCSGKTLISPGYTALMPWQGIPLEEAMPDCERGDIFTVDEIKLVEKQTSPPDYLTEAELITLMEKHGIGTDASIPVHINNICQRNYVTIENGRKLKPTNLGIVLVHGYHKIDSELVLPTIRSAVEKQLNLIAQGKANYQQVLQHTLDIFKRKFHFFVDSITSMDELMEVSFSPIAASGKPLSRCGKCHRFMKYIQAKPSRLHCSHCDETYSLPQNGAIKLYKELRCPLDEFELVLWTSGARGKSYPLCPYCFSNPPFRDMKKGMGCNECTHPSCQHSLNSLGIGQCVECDGGVLVLDPTSGPKWRMACNKCNVVVHFFEHAHRVQVAQETCDACDASLVAVDFNKTRTPLPASETQHTGCVFCDPVFQDLVELKHATMRHFMHRGGGARRGGRGRGRGRRGNPKKPKDKMAALAAYFV, from the exons GAACCTGTGCAAGTCGCAAAGGGCTCAATGGAGCATGCTCGGTGCACGAATACTCAGGCAGCTTCCAGGGCCAATCTGTACGCTTTAAAATGACTTCTGTTTGTGGACATGTCATGAGTCTGGATTTCATTG GGAAATACAACAACTGGGACAAGGTGGACCCTGCAGAACTCTTCAGCAAAGCGCCCACAGAAAAGAAGGAAGCCAACCCCAAACTCAACATGGTCAAGTTCCTCCAG GTGGAAGCACGAGGCTGTGACTACGTGGTTTTATGGTTGGACTGTGATAAAGAAGGCGAGAACATCTGTTTTGAG GTATTGGATGCCATCCAGCCAGTGATGAACAAGGGGAGTGTGAGGGAGCGGAGTGTTTACCGTGCCAAATTCAGCTCCATTACTGACACTGACATCTGGAATGCCATGAACTGCCTGGGAGAGCCCAACTGCAATGAAGCACTGTCAGTGGACGCACGACAGGAGCTGGATCTGCGCATCGGTTGTGCATTCACCCG GTTCCAGACAAAGTATTTTCAGGGCAAATACGGCAATCTAGACTCCTCCTTGATCTCATTTGGACCATGCCAGACCCCCACACTAGGCTTCTGTGTGGAACGCCATGACAAAATCCAGTCCTTCAAACCAGAGACTTACTGGATCATCCAAGCGAAG GTGTTCAAAGGAAAGGACAGCCCACTGACACTGGACTGGAACAGGGTGAGGGTCTTCGACAGAGAGGTGGGTCAGATGTTTGTCAACCTGGCCAAGACATCCAGGGAGGCCCAG GTGGAGTCAGTGAGTAAGAAAGAGAAGACCAAGCAGAGGCCCCAGGCCTTGAACACAGTGGAGATGTTGAGAGTGGCCAGCTCTGCTTTAG gCATGGGACCCCAGCATACCATGCAGATTGCAGAGCGCCTGTACACACAGGGCTACATCAGCTACCCACGTACTGAGACAACCCACTACCCAGAGAACTTTGACCTTAAAGGaacactgaagcagcagacCAACAATATAATATGGGCAGAAGAG GTGAAGGCTCTGCTTTTAACTGGATTAAACCGACCCAGGAAAGGAACTGATGCTGGAGACCATCCACCTATCACTCCCATGCGAGCTGCCTCAGAAGGAGAACTGG GCAGCGATGGTTGGCGGCTGTATGAGTACATCACACGACATTTCATTGCCACTGTCAGTCAGGACTGCAAGTACCTACAGACCACCATTGAGTTCAGCATTGGCCCAGAGGCCTTCTCCTGTAGTGGCAAAACCCTGATATCACCAG GGTACACAGCACTGATGCCCTGGCAGGGTATCCCTCTGGAAGAGGCCATGCCAGACTGTGAGCGTGGCGACATTTTCACAGTAGACGAGATCAAGCTGGTGGAAAAGCAAACCAGCCCCCCAGATTACCTCACCGAGGCCGAACTCATCACCCTCATGGAGAAACATGGCATTG GTACTGATGCCAGCATCCCTGTCCACATCAACAACATCTGCCAGAGGAACTATGTTACAATAGAAAATGGACGCAAGTTGAAGCCAACCAACCTGGGCATTGTCCTGGTGCATGGCTACCACAAGATAG ACTCAGAGCTGGTTCTGCCCACCATACGCAGTGCTGTAGAGAAGCAACTGAACCTTATTGCACAGGGTAAAGCCAACTACCAACAGGTGTTGCAGCATACACTGGATATCTTCAAGAGGAAGTTTCACTTCTTTGTGGATTCCATCACCA gCATGGATGAGTTGATGGAGGTCTCCTTTTCTCCCATTGCTGCCTCAGGAAAGCCCCTGTCTCGCTGTGGCAAGTGCCACCGCTTCATGAAGTACATTCAG GCCAAGCCCAGCAGGCTCCATTGCTCCCACTGTGACGAGACCTACAGTCTTCCACAGAATGGAGCCATCAAGCTGTACAAGGAGCTGCGCTGTCCACTGGATGAGTTTGAGCTTGTGCTGTGGACCTCTGGGGCTCGGGGCAAGAGCTACCCCCTGTGCCCTTACTGCTTTAGCAACCCGCCTTTTAGGGACATGAAAAAAG GTATGGGATGCAATGAATGTACTCATCCGTCCTGTCAGCACTCTCTCAACTCTTTGGGCATTGGACAGTGTGTGGAGTGTGATGGTGGAGTCTTAGTGCTGGATCCCACCTCTGGACCAAAATGGAGAATGGCCTGTAATAAATGCAACGTGGTGGTACACTTCTTTGAACATGCACACAGAGTGCAG GTTGCTCAGGAGACCTGCGATGCCTGCGACGCCTCTCTGGTCGCAGTTGACTTCAACAAGACACGCACTCCACTTCCTGCCAGCGAGACCCAACACACcggctgtgttttctgtgatcCGGTTTTCCAGGATCTGGTGGAGCTTAAACATGCCACCATGAGGCACTTCATGCATCGGGGTGGGGGTGCAAGACGAGGAGGACGGGGACGAGGCAGGGGACGGCGTGGCAATCCTAAAAAACCTAAAGACAAAATGGCTGCCCTGGCAGCATATTTCGTATAG